The segment TTGGCATCCAACAGTTCCAGAAAAGTTCTTCGTACGTCAATTGCTGAAACTACTAAATCAGACGATATCTCTTTACCATTTTTGAGGATAACGCCTTTCACCGCATTATTTTTTAATGGGATTTTTACCGCCTCGGATGATAACATAACGTGTCCATTAAAATCAATAAATTTCTTAAAAATTGCATTGGCAAATGCTTGTGTGCCACCTGCCGGAAAATAGGCGCCGTCCTTGAGATAATTAACCATCATTTGGCACATAGCAATGGCAGAGGCATTAGCAGGGGGGAGGCCTATATAACCCCATTGCCCGGAAAGTACTGTTTTGAGTTCTTCGTTGCTGAAAAAAGCATCAAGCATTTCACCATAGGTTTGATTTTTATAGATATTGATAATTTGACTGTTTTCACTATTAAACGTGGCACGGTAAAGTCTTACAAAATCGTGAAAAAATTTCTTCATGGCATGTTTTTCTGCCGGATAACGATCCTGTAAGCGGGCGATGTATTCGTCAAGATTAGCGGGGATCTCAATACTGAAACCAGGATAGATAAGGTTGTCCATCGGGTCAAGCAGATGGAAATCCATTTCAATCCCAAGCAGCTTAAAACAGCGGCCAACAATACTCCATTTTCCGCATCCCCCGATATGGTGAACCGCTGCATCAAAATAGAAACCTTTTCTTTTAAATGAAGTGCAGTAACCTCCGGGAATAGAATGTTGTTCAACAATAAGCACTCTTTTGCCACTTTGGGCAAGTAATGCACCACAAACGAGGCCTGCTATACCTGCGCCAATTACAATTACATCATAAGAGGGATACAACAAATCATTCTTTGTTGATTGAATGAGCCTGTGGGAATGAACCATGTGTTACTGTTTATATTTGGAGATAATCAAGGAAGAGTTATTACCTAATCTGGTGAAGGAATTTATCAACACATTTTTGACAGGTAAGGAAGTTTTTTCCGTTACAAAAGGCAAATCACATTTTTCATCATGCTCCTTATAGTTGATTATAGGTGGAACTGTATGTGTGTTGAGAGACATAACTGCTGCTATGGTTTGTAATGCGCCTGATGCATCAAGACATTCTCCTGTTGCAGACTTAATGGCAGTTACAGGAATTAGCTTTGCACGCATACCAAAAACCTCTTTAATAACCATGGTTTCCATAGCATCGCCATATACACCGGAATACGCATTGGCAGAGATATACGAAATATCATGCAATGTCAGACCAGCATCTTCAATGGCTTCCAAGATCGACCTTTTGTTACCACCTATCTGATAGTCCTTTCTTATTGCCATTTCAGGATCAAAGGCAGTTCCGTAACCTTTTACTTCAGCATAGATATGTGCATTTCTCTTGAGTGCATCGTCCAGGGTTTCAAGAATAACCAACGCCGAAGCCTCACCTATAATTAGCCCATTGCGTCTTTTGTCAAAAGGGGCGCAAATTTCCAGTGTTCCATCTCTGCTTCCAGCCAGTATTTTAGCGTTATGTGAACCCCAGAAAATATCATGGGTCAATCCATGCACTCCACCTGCTACCACTGCCTTTACACGTCCCATACGAAGGAAATCAGAAGCATAAATAATAGCATCGATACTGCTTGTGACACCATTTGATATGGTGGTATTAAGCCCGGTTGCCTTACAAAAAATAGATGCACGGCTCGCCGGTGCATTTAATACGGTATTGGGAAAATCCATAGGGTTAACATAATTAGGTCCTTCACGAAGTGACTGGAAATCAAATGAACTGATGCTGTCTATGCTGCCATAAGTAGAACCGACAACTATACCTAATTCGTCTCCGCTATATATCGTATTGTCCAGATTGGCATCTTTCATAGCAAGGATTGTAGCGGATGATACGAGAAGGGAGGTTCTGTCGATATGCCGGATCCCTTTTGATCCAAGATAAACTTTAGCATCAAAATCTGAGATTTCCCCAGCCTGT is part of the Candidatus Jettenia sp. AMX2 genome and harbors:
- a CDS encoding NAD(P)/FAD-dependent oxidoreductase, producing MVHSHRLIQSTKNDLLYPSYDVIVIGAGIAGLVCGALLAQSGKRVLIVEQHSIPGGYCTSFKRKGFYFDAAVHHIGGCGKWSIVGRCFKLLGIEMDFHLLDPMDNLIYPGFSIEIPANLDEYIARLQDRYPAEKHAMKKFFHDFVRLYRATFNSENSQIINIYKNQTYGEMLDAFFSNEELKTVLSGQWGYIGLPPANASAIAMCQMMVNYLKDGAYFPAGGTQAFANAIFKKFIDFNGHVMLSSEAVKIPLKNNAVKGVILKNGKEISSDLVVSAIDVRRTFLELLDAKGDLLFLQKIQTMKCSCSFFLLYLGLKGDADICRLKRGFYHKTSDWGFSDGEWMYISVPTMICPELAPPGKQIVSVVVSVNEDVYHGITNWHAFKEHMTDHTINQLEKYVPRLKEYIEVKEAATPKTLERYTSNTNGAAYGWEVTVNQMWNNRPPHETTIENLYLAGHWTRPGPGIAAVVSSGWSAANLIMKNWRLIL
- a CDS encoding beta-ketoacyl-[acyl-carrier-protein] synthase family protein; amino-acid sequence: MMERKRIVITGVSVISPIGTGKDSYWKNLTDGVLGIKPVTLFDVSKFRCKQAGEISDFDAKVYLGSKGIRHIDRTSLLVSSATILAMKDANLDNTIYSGDELGIVVGSTYGSIDSISSFDFQSLREGPNYVNPMDFPNTVLNAPASRASIFCKATGLNTTISNGVTSSIDAIIYASDFLRMGRVKAVVAGGVHGLTHDIFWGSHNAKILAGSRDGTLEICAPFDKRRNGLIIGEASALVILETLDDALKRNAHIYAEVKGYGTAFDPEMAIRKDYQIGGNKRSILEAIEDAGLTLHDISYISANAYSGVYGDAMETMVIKEVFGMRAKLIPVTAIKSATGECLDASGALQTIAAVMSLNTHTVPPIINYKEHDEKCDLPFVTEKTSLPVKNVLINSFTRLGNNSSLIISKYKQ